Within Futiania mangrovi, the genomic segment CGCGTCGATGACCTGCAGGCGGGTCTTGAGTTCCGACAGGCTGCCGGCAGTCTTTGTCGCCGTCTCGTTCAGGCTTGCACCCATGCGCTGGCTCACCTGGTCGAGGCGCATCTCCAGCGTGCGCATCAGCTGCGCCTGCGTTGCGGCCTGGTGATCGGACAATTGCTTCAGGCTGCCGGTCAGGTGGCCCTGCCCCTGCGCGAGGCTCGCCACGGTGTCGGCAAGACCGTCGAGCCGTGCGCCGAGGCGTTCTGCCTGGGCGCGCCGTCTGCCGGACGCCCACAGCACGAGCCCGAGCAGCGCCAGTGCGGCCAGCGCGGCGAGGGCGAGGAGGAGTGTCGCAGGCGCGAGGCCTACGTCCGCGGCCAGCGCCGTGACCCAATCGGGGAGGAAAGTCGAATCAGTCATGTTCTCATTTTACCCCAATCGGCGTTCTGCTTCTTGACCGCGCGCGCGCCCGCCAATATTTCAGGAGGCATGGCGATACGACCGATCCTTCATGCGCCCGACCCGCGCCTCAAGACCGTCTCGGAGCCCGTGGAGGCAGTGACGGACGAGATCCGTGCGCTCATGGACGACATGCTCGACACCATGTACGATGCGCCGGGCATCGGGCTTGCGGCGATCCAGATCGGCGTGGCCAAGCGCGTGATCGTGATGGATATCTCCCGCGACGGCGAGCCGCGTCAGCCGCGCTACTTCGTCAATCCGGAGATCGTCTGGGCGTCGGAGGAGACCTCCGTCTACAACGAGGGCTGCCTGTCGGTGCCGGAACTGTTCGACGATGTGGAGCGGCCTGCGCGCTGCGCCGTCCGCTTCCTCGATTATGACGGCAAGGAACAGACGCTCGACTGCGACGGCCTGCTCGCCACCTGCATCCAGCACGAGATGGACCATCTGGAGGGCGTACTGTTCATCGACCATTTGTCGAGGCTGAAGCGCTCGATGATGTTGCGCAAGCTCACCAAGGCCAAGCGCGTCAAGGAAACCGCCTGAGTCCATACGGGAGGCTGCACGCCCCATGACGATGCGCCTCGCCTTCATGGGGACGCCAGATTTCGCCGTGCCCGTGCTGCGCGCGTGCCTCGCCTCCGGGAACGAGGTCGTCGCGGTCTATACGCGCGCGCCGCGGCCTGCGGGCCGCGGCATGGGGGAGCGCAAGAGCCCCGTGCATGAGGCGGCGGAGGCCGCGGGCATCCCCGTCTTCACGCCGCGCACGCTGCGCGATGCGGACGCACAGGCCGCCTTCGCTGCGCACGACCTAGATCTTGCGGTCGTGGCCGCCTACGGGCTGATCCTGCCCAAGGCGGTTCTCGACGCCCCGCGCAAGGGCTGTATCAACCTCCATGCCTCGATCCTGCCTCGCTGGCGTGGGGCCGCGCCGATCCAGCGCGCGATCATGGCCGGCGACATGGAAACCGGCGTCACCGTCATGCAGATGTCGGAAGGTCTCGACGAGGGGGACATGGGGCCCGTCGCGCGCGTCACCATCGGGCCGGAGACGACGGCGGGGGAGTTGCACGACGCGCTGGCCGAGGCGGCGGGGTGGCTGACGTCCGACGTGCTGGCGCAGATCGCCGACGGCACCTTCCGCACCCTGCCACAGCCGGAGGAGGGCGTGACCTACGCCGCGAAGATCGACAAGGCGGAGGCGCGCATCGACTGGACACGCGACGCGGAAACCGTCGACCGCCAGATCCGCGGGCTGTCGCCCTTTCCCGGCGCCTGGTTCGAGCTTGGTGGCAAAGAGCGGGTGAAGGTGCTGCGCTCGCGCCTTGCGGAGGAGGTGCCCCAGGGTGCGGTGCCGGGCGAGATGCTGGCGGGCGCGGGGCTGACCGTCGCCTGCGGTGCGGGCGCGGTGCGATTGCTCACCCTGCAGCGCGCAGGCAAGCAGCCGGTCGATGCGGCGGCGTTCCTCAACGGTGCGCGGCTTTCGCCCGGCGACCGGCTCGGCTGACATGCCGCGCTACCGGCTCGACCTCGAATACGACGGCGGCCCCTTCGTCGGCTGGCAGCGCCAGGACAACGGCCCCTCGGTGCAGCAGGCGCTGGAGGAGGCGATCGCCCGCTTCGCCGGACATGAGGTGCGCGTGCAGGGCGCGGGGCGGACCGACACGGGCGTCCATGCGCTGCGCCAGGTCGCCCATGTCGATCTCGACCGCGACTGGCCGGCGGACACGGTGCGGGACGCGACAAACCATCACCTCAAGCCCGCCCCCGTCAGCGTGCTGGCCGCAGCCCCCGTGCCGGACGATTTCCACGCGCGCTTCTCGGCTGTGGGGCGGGCCTATGTCTACCGCCTGCTCGACCGGCGCAGCCCGCCCGCGCTGGACCGTGGCCGGGTATGGCACGTGGTGCGCACCCTCGACACGGACGCTATGGCTGCGGCGGCCGGGCACCTTGTCGGGCGGCACGACTTCACGACCTTCCGCGCCGCGCAGTGCCAGTCGGCGAGCCCGGTCAAGACGCTCGACGCGCTGGAGGTCTCGCGTGTCGGTGCGGAAGTGCACGTGAACGCACGCGCGCGGTCCTTCCTGCACAACCAGGTGCGCTCCATGGTGGGTACGCTGGTGGAAGTGGGGCTGGGCCGCTGGCGGCCTGAAGATGTCTCCCGCGCGCTCGCGGCCTGCGACCGTGCGGCGTGCGGCCCCGTCGCACCGCCGCAGGGGCTCTATCTCTCCGCTGTGCGATATCCAGGGGAGTGAGTCAGCCTCACCCCGCGAAGTAGCGGCGCAGGATCTCCGTGTAGACGTCGGTCAGCTGTTCGAGGTCGGTGACGCGCACCCGCTCGTCCACCTTGTGCATGGTGTCGGAGATGAGGCCGAACTCCACGACCGGGCACAGATCCTTGATGAAGCGCGCATCCGACGTGCCGCCTGTCGTCGACAGCTCCGGCTTGCGGCCCGTCACGTCTTCGATGGCGCCGGCCACGACTTCGGTCAGCCTGCCGGGCTCGGTCAGGAATGCCTCGCCCGAGACGCGGGTGTCGAGCCGGTAGCGTGTGCCGTCCGGCGCGGCAGCCTTGTCGAGCGTCTCGCGCAGGAAGGCGTCGAGCCGCGCGCCCGTCCAGGTGTCATTGAAGCGGATGTTGAACCGCGCAGCCGCCGTCGCCGGGATCACGTTGGTCGCGTCGTTGCCGATGCGGATGTCGGTAATCTCGAGGTTCGAGGGCTGGAAGTGTTCCGTCCCTTCGTCGAGCGTCAGCGCATCGAGCGCCGCCAGCAGCCGCACGAGCCGGGGCGCGGGGTTGTCGGCGAGGTGCGGATAGGCGACATGTCCCTGCGTCCCCTCGACCGTGATCGTGCCGTTGATGCTTCCGCGCCGTCCGATCTTGACCATGTCGCCGAGGTCGCGGGGGTTCGTCGGCTCCCCCACCACGCAGGCGTCGAGCGCCTCGCCCGTCTCGCGCGCCCAGCGCACCATCTTGGTCGTGCCGTTGATCGAGACGCCTTCCTCGTCGCCCGTGATCATCATCGAGATCGAGCCGCCGAAATCGGAACCGCGCTCGGCAAGGAAGCGGCCCACAGCGGCTGCGAAGCAGGCGATCGCACCCTTCATGTCGACCGCGCCGCGGCCATAAAGCAGGCCGTCGCGGATCTCCGCGCCGAAGGGATCCGCACTCCACGCGCCGCGCGCGCCCACGGGCACCACGTCCGTGTGCCCGGCGAAGCAGAGGTTCGGCCGCGCCGCGCCGAGACGGGCGTAGAGATTGTCGACGTCCGCCGTTCCTTCTTCGGAGAACGGCAGGCGCGTGCAGGTGAAGCCCAGGCCCTCCAGCACCCGCTGCAACGTGTCGAGCGCGCCGGCGTCGGCCGGCGTCACGCTCTCGCAGCGGATCAGGTCGCCAGTGAGCGCGACCGGATCGATGGCGGAAGGGGCGGGCTGACCGGTCACGACCGCAGAAGCTCGTTGATCGAGGTCTTGGAGCGCGTGCGCTCGTCGACGCGCTTCACGATCACCGCGCAATAGAGCGAGGGTCCGCCCTTCGGGTCGGGCAGGGAGCCCGGCACCACGACCGAGTAGGAGGGCACCTCGCCCATGCTGACCTTGCCCGTCGCGCGGTCGACGATCTTCGTGGAGGCGCCGATGTAGACGCCCATGGAGAGCACCGAGCCCTCGCGCACGATCACGCCCTCCGCCACCTCGGAACGGGCGCCGATGAAGCAATTGTCCTCGACGATGACGGGGCCGGCCTGCAGCGGCTCCAGCACGCCGCCGATGCCCGCGCCGCCCGAGATGTGGCAGTTCTTGCCGATCTGCGCGCACGACCCCACGGTCGCCCAGGTGTCGACCATGGTGCCCTCGTCGACATAGGCGCCGATGTTCACGAAGGACGGCATCAGCACCACGCCCTTGGCGATATAGGCCGACCGGCGCACCACGCAGTTCGGCACGGCGCGGAAGCCCGCGGTGCGGAAGTCTGCCTCACCCCAGCCGGAGAACTTCGACGGCACCTTGTCGAACCAGGGCGCGTCGCCGCCGGGGCCGCCAGCGATCGTCGTCATGTCGTTGAGGCGGAAGGACAGCAGCACGGCCATCTTGAGCCATTGGTGGACGACCCAGTTGCCGTCGGCCTGCCGCTCGGCCACGCGCGCCTGCCCGCTGTCCAATTGGTTCAGCGCCGTCTCCACGGCGGCGCGCACCTCGCCACCCGTTTCGGCGGTTACGTTGGCGCGGTCTTCCCAGGCCGCCTCGATCACCTGGCGCAGCGTGTCCGACGTCATGTCCGGCATCCCCTCACGATAAACCCTCTCGGCAAAGCGATGCGGACCTTACCGGCCCGCGCCCCGGTGTCAATCCAGCGGGCGCACCGGCACGGCGGCATCGAGAAACGCCACCAGGTCGTCGATGCGATGGTGGACGTGCGGGGCGTCCGCCCCTTCGCGCGCCCAGTCGTCGCCGGTGTGAACGTGGACCGTGGTCATGCCCAGCGCGTGCGCGGCCTCGAGGTTGCGGGCGATATCCTCGAACATCGCCGCGCCGCGCGGATCGACCCTGTGCTGCTTCACGAGCTTCTCGTAGCCGTGCGGCTGCGGCTTGGGCCGGTAGTCGCCCGCGACGATGTCGAAGATCGCCTCGAAATGATGGGCGACGCCCAGCCGCTCCATCACGCGTTCGGCATGGCGGACGGAACCGTTGGTGTAGATGAGCTTGCGCCCGGGAAGACGGGCGAGCGCCGCCTCCAGCCGCGGATCGGGATCGACGGGGGAGTGGTCGATGTCGTGGACGTATTCGAGGAAGTCGGCCGGGTCGATGCCATGGCGCAGCATCAGGCCGTTCATGGTCGTCCCGTACTCGCGGAAATAGGCCTTCTGGATGCGACGCGCCTCGTCCGGGGCGACGTCGAGCAGCGTGCAGATATAGGCGCCCATGCGCCGGTCCACCTGGTCGAACAGGCGGCACTCGGCCGGGTAGAGCGTGTTGTCGAGGTCGAAGATCCAGGTCTCGACATGGGCGAGCGGCAGGCCAGTCATGCATCCCTCCGGCGTGATCGCGACGCCGCGCCGACCTCTTCAGGGTCAGTCCGTGCGGCGGATCAGGGTCCCGGCCCCGTGTTCGGTGAAAAGCTCCAGCAGGACCGCGTGCGGGACGCGCCCGTCCAGCACGACCACCGCCTCGACCCCGCGCCGGGCCGCGTCGATGCATGTTTCGAGCTTCGGGATCATGCCGCCGGTGACCGTGCCGTCGGCGATGGCCGCCTCGGCCTGGGCCAGCGTCATCTCCGGGATCACGTGGCCGTCCTTGTCCTTCACGCCCGGCACGTCGGTCAGCAGCAGCAGGCGCATGGCGCCGACCGCCGCGGCAATGGCGCCCGCGACGGTATCGGCGTTGATGTTGAACGTCTCCCCGTTCGCGCCGACGCCGATGGGTGCGATCACGGGAATGATGTCGGAGCCGAAGAAGGCTTCCAGCACCGCGGGGTTCACCTGGTCCGGTTCGCCGACGAAGCCGAGGTCGATCACCTTCTCGATGTTCGATTCGGGATCCTTCCTGGTGCGCAGAAGCTTCTTTGCGCGTACCAGGTTCCCGTCCTTGCCGCACAGGCCGACGGCCTTGCCGCCCGCGCCGTTGATCGCGGTCACGATCTGCTTGTTGATGGAGCCCGCCAGCACCATCTCGACCACGTCGACGATGGCTTCGTCGGTGACGCGCAACCCGTCCACGAAGGTCGACTGGATGCGCAGACGCTCCAGCATCTCGCCGATCTGCGGGCCGCCGCCGTGGACGACGATCGGGTTGATGCCGACCTGCTTCATCAGGACGATGTCGCGCGCGAATTCCCGCGAGCGTTCCGCATCGCCCATGGCGTGGCCGCCGTACTTGATGACGACGATCTTGCGCTCGTAGCGCTGCAGGAAGGGCAGCGCCTCCGACAGGGTGCGCGCGGTGGCCACCCAGTCGCGCGTGCGTTGCCGGTCGTCGCGGTTGTCGTGTTTCGCGTCGGAGTGCGTCGTCATCGGCGTGCGGGCCTCATCCCTCGTCTGTCGGGCCGTCGTTGAGGCCCGGGCGCGCTTATAGCGTCAGGCGCCTTCCCGTGCCAGTTCTGCAATCGCCAGCCGCAGCGCGTCGATGCCGGCCCCCTTCTCCGAGGAGGTCGCGAGCACCACCGGGTAGGCGGCGGGGTTGCGGCGGGCTTCCGCCTCGGTCTCCGCCAGGACGCGGGCCTGGTCGGTGCCTTTCAGCTTGTCGATCTTGGTCAGCACGACCTGGTAGGAGACAGCCGCCTCGTTCAGCATGCCCATGATCTCGCGGTCGTTGGCCTTGACGCCGTGGCGGGCGTCGATCAGCAGGAAGACGCGCCTCAGTTGCGGGCGGCCGCGCAGGTAGAGGCGCACAAGGCGCGTCCACGCCTCGACCTTCGCCTTGGGCGCCTTGGCGAAGCCATAGCCCGGCATGTCGATCATCAACAGCCGGCCGCCCATGTCGAACACATTGAGCTCCTGTGTCCGGCCCGGCGTGTTGGATGTGCGTGCCAGTGTACGCCGCTGGGTCAGTGCGTTGATCAGGCTCGACTTGCCGACGTTCGAGCGGCCGGCGAACGCGATCTCCGGCAGTGCGCCGCCGGGAAGGGCGCCGAGGTCGACGACGCCCTTCACGAAGCTGACGTCCTGCGTGGTCAGCCGGCGCGCCTCGGCCAATGCCTCGGCGTCGTCCGGCTCCTGCGCCCCGTCGGGATCGGCGGGGGCGGCCATCAGTCCTTCGGCTGCGACTTTGAGCCGGCGTAGAACTCCAGCGGCACGCCCATGCGCTTCATGATGACGCCCTGTTGAATGATCGACAGCAGGTTGTTCCACGTCCAGTAGATCACCAGGCCCGCCGCGAAGGGCGCGAGCACGAACGTGAAGATCACGGGCAGGAACAGGAACACCTTGGCCTGCGTCGGATCGGCCGGCGGCGGGTTCAGGCGCTGCTGCACGAACATGGTGACGCCCATCAGCAGCGGCCAGACACCGATCATCAGGAAGCTCGGCGGATCCCACGGGATCAGGCCGAACAGGTTGAAGATCGTGGTCGGATCGGGGGCGGACAGGTCCTGGATCCAGCCGAAGAAGGGTGCGTGCCGCATCTCGATGGTGACGAACAGCACCTTGTAGAGCGCGAAGAACACCGGGATCTGGACGAGGATCGGCAGGCAGCCTGCGAGCGGATTGACCTTCTCGGTCTTGTACAGCTCCATCATCGCCTGCTGCTGCTTCATCTTGTCTTCGGCGTAGCGGTCCCGGATCTTCAGCATCTCCGGTTGCAGCTTCTTCATCTTCGACATGGCGACGTAGGACTTGTTCGCCAGCGGGAAGAACAGAAGCTTCACGAGGACGGTCAGCAGCAGGATGGCCACGCCGAAGTTGCCGACCAGCGCAAAGAGCCAGTCGAGCACGTAGAAGATCGGCTTCGTCAGGAAGAAGAACCAGCCCCAGTCGATCGTCAGGTCGAAGCGGTCGATTCCCAGCTGTTCCTCGTAGGCGTTGATCGTCTGCACGATCTTGGCGCCGGCAAACAGGTGGTCGGTCACGGCCGCGGTGCCGCCGGCCGGCACGACCATTCCGTCGCGGATGTAGTTCGCCTGGTAGACCGGCCGGTTGGCGCTTTCGGCGTACTTGAATTCCCCCGTGAAGCGCTCCGACTGGTCGGGGACGAGTTGCGTCATCCAGTACTTGTCGGTGATGCCGAGCCAGCCGCCCGTGGTCTCCACGCGCCGGGTCTTTTCCTCCGCGATGTCGGAGTAGTCGATCTCGAGCAGCGACCCGCCGAGCACGCCGATCAGGCCCTCGTGCAGGATGTAGAAACCTTCGGTCACCGGCTCGCCGACGCGGCGGATCAGGGCATAGGGGAAGAGCGTCACATCCTCCGCACCGGTGTTCTGCACAGATTGCTCGACCGTGAACAGGTACTGGTCGTCGACGCTGATCGTCCGGCGGAAGACGAGACCCTGGCCGTTGTCCCAGCCCAGCACCAGCGGCTGGCCGGGGGCGAGCGTCTCACCCTCGACCACGGTCCACGGGGTATCGGGGCCGGGGGTGGCGATCCCGCTGCCGGGGGCGACCTGCCAGCCGAACTGGGCGAAATAGGGTGCTTCGGAGCCCTGCGGCGACAGCAGCACGATATTGGGGGAGTCCGGGTCCACCGTCTCGCGGTAGTTCTTCAGCGCGAGGTCGTCGATCCGCGCGCCGGTCAGCGCGATCGAGCCCTTGAGCGTCGGGGTGTCGATGGCGACCCGCGCGCTCCGCGCCAGCGCATCGGCGCGCGGCAGGGCAATGGCTCCGCCGGTCCCGACGTTGGGGGTGGATGTCCCTGCCGCACCCGGCGTCGGCCGCAGCGCATCGGCGGCGTCGCCGCCCGCGGCCTGCTGCTGCGCGATGCGGGCCTGTTCGGCCTCCATCTGCGGTTTCGCGACGAAGTACTGCCACGCGATGAGCACGAGGAAGGACAATGCGAACGCGAGGATGAGGTTGCGATTGTCGCCCATGAAGCCTTTTCTCGGTCAGGAAAGTTCCGGCGCCCGCGTTTTAGGCGCGGGGGCGGCGGGGTGCAAACGGTTTCGGTCCTCGGTGCCCGTCTCGTGCGGCACGGTGTCGCCCTCGTTCCGACAACAGGTGTGGCCGGTGCGGGGCGGAACCGGGTCGAACGCCCAGCCGCCGGGCAGCCGCGTGAACGGGTGGCAGCGCGCAAGCCGCCGCGCCGCCAGCGCGGTGCCGCGGACCGGGCCATGAAGCTTCAGCGCCTCGACTGCATATTCCGAGCAGCTCGGCGCAAACCGGCAACGCGGACCGATCAGCGGCGAAATCAGGTAGCGGTAGACGAGAATCGGCGCGATCAGCACGGTGGTGCCGATGCGCGAAGCCAGATGTCCCAAGCCTGACGCCATGTCCGTGTTCTCTTTGGCTGGCAGCGGATCAGTCCGGACGGGCCGGAGCGGGGTCGCGAGCGGGGTCGCGGTCGAGGCGGCGATGCACGCGGGACAGCGCTTCCTCCAGGTCGGCACGCAACAGGGCGAAGTCGCGATCCGGCGTCGTTCCGCGGGCTATCAGAACATAGGCGATGCCGGGGCGGCCGCAACGGGCGATCAGGTCGTCGGCGAGAACGCGCAGACGCCGCTTGGCGCGGTTGCGCTGAACCGCGCCGCCAACCTTGCGGCTC encodes:
- the def gene encoding peptide deformylase, translating into MAIRPILHAPDPRLKTVSEPVEAVTDEIRALMDDMLDTMYDAPGIGLAAIQIGVAKRVIVMDISRDGEPRQPRYFVNPEIVWASEETSVYNEGCLSVPELFDDVERPARCAVRFLDYDGKEQTLDCDGLLATCIQHEMDHLEGVLFIDHLSRLKRSMMLRKLTKAKRVKETA
- the yidC gene encoding membrane protein insertase YidC; translation: MGDNRNLILAFALSFLVLIAWQYFVAKPQMEAEQARIAQQQAAGGDAADALRPTPGAAGTSTPNVGTGGAIALPRADALARSARVAIDTPTLKGSIALTGARIDDLALKNYRETVDPDSPNIVLLSPQGSEAPYFAQFGWQVAPGSGIATPGPDTPWTVVEGETLAPGQPLVLGWDNGQGLVFRRTISVDDQYLFTVEQSVQNTGAEDVTLFPYALIRRVGEPVTEGFYILHEGLIGVLGGSLLEIDYSDIAEEKTRRVETTGGWLGITDKYWMTQLVPDQSERFTGEFKYAESANRPVYQANYIRDGMVVPAGGTAAVTDHLFAGAKIVQTINAYEEQLGIDRFDLTIDWGWFFFLTKPIFYVLDWLFALVGNFGVAILLLTVLVKLLFFPLANKSYVAMSKMKKLQPEMLKIRDRYAEDKMKQQQAMMELYKTEKVNPLAGCLPILVQIPVFFALYKVLFVTIEMRHAPFFGWIQDLSAPDPTTIFNLFGLIPWDPPSFLMIGVWPLLMGVTMFVQQRLNPPPADPTQAKVFLFLPVIFTFVLAPFAAGLVIYWTWNNLLSIIQQGVIMKRMGVPLEFYAGSKSQPKD
- the yihA gene encoding ribosome biogenesis GTP-binding protein YihA/YsxC — encoded protein: MAAPADPDGAQEPDDAEALAEARRLTTQDVSFVKGVVDLGALPGGALPEIAFAGRSNVGKSSLINALTQRRTLARTSNTPGRTQELNVFDMGGRLLMIDMPGYGFAKAPKAKVEAWTRLVRLYLRGRPQLRRVFLLIDARHGVKANDREIMGMLNEAAVSYQVVLTKIDKLKGTDQARVLAETEAEARRNPAAYPVVLATSSEKGAGIDALRLAIAELAREGA
- the dapD gene encoding 2,3,4,5-tetrahydropyridine-2,6-dicarboxylate N-succinyltransferase; this encodes MTSDTLRQVIEAAWEDRANVTAETGGEVRAAVETALNQLDSGQARVAERQADGNWVVHQWLKMAVLLSFRLNDMTTIAGGPGGDAPWFDKVPSKFSGWGEADFRTAGFRAVPNCVVRRSAYIAKGVVLMPSFVNIGAYVDEGTMVDTWATVGSCAQIGKNCHISGGAGIGGVLEPLQAGPVIVEDNCFIGARSEVAEGVIVREGSVLSMGVYIGASTKIVDRATGKVSMGEVPSYSVVVPGSLPDPKGGPSLYCAVIVKRVDERTRSKTSINELLRS
- the dapE gene encoding succinyl-diaminopimelate desuccinylase, which produces MTGQPAPSAIDPVALTGDLIRCESVTPADAGALDTLQRVLEGLGFTCTRLPFSEEGTADVDNLYARLGAARPNLCFAGHTDVVPVGARGAWSADPFGAEIRDGLLYGRGAVDMKGAIACFAAAVGRFLAERGSDFGGSISMMITGDEEGVSINGTTKMVRWARETGEALDACVVGEPTNPRDLGDMVKIGRRGSINGTITVEGTQGHVAYPHLADNPAPRLVRLLAALDALTLDEGTEHFQPSNLEITDIRIGNDATNVIPATAAARFNIRFNDTWTGARLDAFLRETLDKAAAPDGTRYRLDTRVSGEAFLTEPGRLTEVVAGAIEDVTGRKPELSTTGGTSDARFIKDLCPVVEFGLISDTMHKVDERVRVTDLEQLTDVYTEILRRYFAG
- a CDS encoding pyrimidine 5'-nucleotidase, with the protein product MTGLPLAHVETWIFDLDNTLYPAECRLFDQVDRRMGAYICTLLDVAPDEARRIQKAYFREYGTTMNGLMLRHGIDPADFLEYVHDIDHSPVDPDPRLEAALARLPGRKLIYTNGSVRHAERVMERLGVAHHFEAIFDIVAGDYRPKPQPHGYEKLVKQHRVDPRGAAMFEDIARNLEAAHALGMTTVHVHTGDDWAREGADAPHVHHRIDDLVAFLDAAVPVRPLD
- the yidD gene encoding membrane protein insertion efficiency factor YidD, whose amino-acid sequence is MASGLGHLASRIGTTVLIAPILVYRYLISPLIGPRCRFAPSCSEYAVEALKLHGPVRGTALAARRLARCHPFTRLPGGWAFDPVPPRTGHTCCRNEGDTVPHETGTEDRNRLHPAAPAPKTRAPELS
- the argB gene encoding acetylglutamate kinase, with protein sequence MTTHSDAKHDNRDDRQRTRDWVATARTLSEALPFLQRYERKIVVIKYGGHAMGDAERSREFARDIVLMKQVGINPIVVHGGGPQIGEMLERLRIQSTFVDGLRVTDEAIVDVVEMVLAGSINKQIVTAINGAGGKAVGLCGKDGNLVRAKKLLRTRKDPESNIEKVIDLGFVGEPDQVNPAVLEAFFGSDIIPVIAPIGVGANGETFNINADTVAGAIAAAVGAMRLLLLTDVPGVKDKDGHVIPEMTLAQAEAAIADGTVTGGMIPKLETCIDAARRGVEAVVVLDGRVPHAVLLELFTEHGAGTLIRRTD
- the rnpA gene encoding ribonuclease P protein component, producing MLPRLKRRADFKHVAGGVRWAAPGLVLQARTDLSPPDGPRVGFTASRKVGGAVQRNRAKRRLRVLADDLIARCGRPGIAYVLIARGTTPDRDFALLRADLEEALSRVHRRLDRDPARDPAPARPD
- the truA gene encoding tRNA pseudouridine(38-40) synthase TruA, with the protein product MPRYRLDLEYDGGPFVGWQRQDNGPSVQQALEEAIARFAGHEVRVQGAGRTDTGVHALRQVAHVDLDRDWPADTVRDATNHHLKPAPVSVLAAAPVPDDFHARFSAVGRAYVYRLLDRRSPPALDRGRVWHVVRTLDTDAMAAAAGHLVGRHDFTTFRAAQCQSASPVKTLDALEVSRVGAEVHVNARARSFLHNQVRSMVGTLVEVGLGRWRPEDVSRALAACDRAACGPVAPPQGLYLSAVRYPGE
- the fmt gene encoding methionyl-tRNA formyltransferase; translated protein: MRLAFMGTPDFAVPVLRACLASGNEVVAVYTRAPRPAGRGMGERKSPVHEAAEAAGIPVFTPRTLRDADAQAAFAAHDLDLAVVAAYGLILPKAVLDAPRKGCINLHASILPRWRGAAPIQRAIMAGDMETGVTVMQMSEGLDEGDMGPVARVTIGPETTAGELHDALAEAAGWLTSDVLAQIADGTFRTLPQPEEGVTYAAKIDKAEARIDWTRDAETVDRQIRGLSPFPGAWFELGGKERVKVLRSRLAEEVPQGAVPGEMLAGAGLTVACGAGAVRLLTLQRAGKQPVDAAAFLNGARLSPGDRLG